The Microbacterium sp. LWH7-1.2 genome window below encodes:
- a CDS encoding DUF222 domain-containing protein, with amino-acid sequence MPTSFGLPSHPFGVLCSGSIMGQPVDTGDATWGALERVVAEVQTTRAQIARLQATEARLLTDAVDIVRVREQARRDKGRKGPHDLPLREISAELGAAMRLSDRTVQARMSAASTLRDSFAATFDALAQGRIDLAHASAIVDAGAVIADTVMREQYERIVLEASELETPHRLRAIARVVAGRIDPDLAEELRRRAVGGRRIRVVDLDDGMARLLADLPAVLAHAICDRLTQMAETEHAAEAAAVEAAAQPRAAEALAASATAAATATLPDASEAAGASTPKDTTDAGGPDHVDDRRRTFDGNPAEPAIRHAAQLTTGPQGDTRSLDELRADIFADLILTGAPTGHGGGDTLASIRAEVHITIPVLTAAGRSNEPALLAGYGPIDHDTARALAAGAPGWDRVMYHPHNGLPMAVDRYRPTAALKRFLRARDQHCRFPGCPHRPRRSDIDHTIDRALGGETADDNLAHLCRRHHTLKHATAWRVRQLGDGVLEWISPTRRRYPDKPVAGVQFVPSTAYTRLLAAPSDGEAPF; translated from the coding sequence GTGCCCACTTCGTTCGGTCTTCCGTCGCACCCGTTCGGGGTGCTGTGCAGCGGGAGCATCATGGGCCAGCCAGTCGACACCGGCGACGCGACCTGGGGTGCGCTGGAGCGGGTGGTCGCAGAGGTGCAGACCACGCGGGCGCAGATCGCCCGGTTGCAGGCGACGGAGGCGCGGCTGCTCACCGATGCCGTCGACATCGTCCGCGTCCGGGAGCAGGCGCGGCGAGACAAGGGGCGCAAGGGTCCGCATGATCTGCCGCTGCGGGAGATCTCGGCGGAGCTGGGTGCTGCGATGCGGCTCAGCGACCGCACCGTGCAGGCCCGGATGTCGGCGGCCAGCACGTTGCGGGACTCGTTCGCCGCCACGTTCGACGCATTGGCGCAGGGCCGCATCGACCTGGCCCACGCGTCGGCGATCGTCGACGCCGGGGCAGTGATCGCCGACACCGTGATGCGGGAGCAGTACGAGCGCATCGTGCTGGAGGCGTCCGAGCTCGAGACCCCGCACCGGCTGCGCGCGATCGCCCGGGTGGTCGCCGGCCGCATCGACCCCGACCTGGCCGAGGAACTGCGGCGCCGCGCGGTCGGGGGGCGCCGGATCCGAGTCGTCGACCTCGACGACGGCATGGCTCGACTGCTCGCCGATCTGCCCGCGGTGCTCGCCCACGCGATCTGCGACCGCCTCACCCAGATGGCCGAAACCGAACACGCTGCCGAAGCGGCCGCAGTTGAGGCGGCCGCGCAGCCGCGGGCAGCGGAGGCACTGGCGGCGAGTGCGACGGCCGCGGCCACGGCGACACTGCCCGACGCGAGCGAGGCCGCGGGCGCGAGCACGCCGAAGGACACCACCGACGCGGGCGGGCCGGATCATGTCGATGACAGGAGGCGCACATTCGACGGCAACCCGGCCGAGCCGGCGATTCGACACGCTGCGCAGCTGACCACCGGCCCGCAGGGCGATACCCGCTCCCTGGACGAGCTGCGTGCCGACATCTTCGCCGACCTGATCCTCACCGGCGCACCCACCGGGCACGGCGGCGGCGACACGCTGGCTTCGATCCGCGCCGAAGTGCACATCACCATCCCGGTGCTGACCGCCGCCGGCCGCAGCAACGAACCCGCCCTGCTCGCCGGCTACGGTCCGATCGACCACGACACCGCCCGCGCCCTCGCCGCCGGCGCGCCCGGCTGGGACCGCGTCATGTACCACCCGCACAACGGACTGCCCATGGCCGTCGACCGATACCGGCCCACCGCCGCACTCAAACGCTTCCTCCGCGCCCGCGACCAACACTGCCGGTTCCCCGGCTGTCCCCACCGACCCAGACGATCCGACATCGACCACACCATCGACCGCGCCCTCGGCGGCGAAACCGCCGACGACAACCTCGCCCACCTCTGCCGCCGACACCACACCCTCAAACACGCCACCGCATGGCGGGTCCGACAACTCGGCGACGGCGTCCTCGAATGGATCAGCCCCACCCGACGCCGCTACCCCGACAAACCGGTCGCCGGCGTGCAATTCGTCCCCTCCACCGCCTACACCCGACTCCTCGCCGCGCCCTCCGACGGCGAAGCCCCCTTCTGA
- a CDS encoding ABC transporter permease, whose amino-acid sequence MTAIATRITPVADRDLSNRSTLGLTARNTLTMAWRGILKIRRTPEQLIDVTVQPIIFTLMFTYIFGGAIAGDVQNYLPIIIPGILVQTVITTSVVTGVQLREDMDKGVFDRFRSLPIARIAPLSGALLADTLRYTIATTLTFTMGFIMGFRPGGGLAGVVAAGLLVIACSWAMSWIFAFFGVIARTASSVQGISMLILFPLTFLSNAFVPAETMPEWLQWFVGANPVSHLVTAVRGLVNEGTVTADVFTALLGAAVIVAVFAPLTVRAYMRKA is encoded by the coding sequence ATGACCGCCATCGCGACACGCATCACCCCGGTCGCTGACCGCGACCTCTCGAATCGCTCGACGCTCGGGCTGACCGCCCGCAACACGCTCACCATGGCGTGGCGCGGCATTCTGAAGATCCGGCGCACGCCCGAGCAGCTGATCGACGTGACCGTGCAGCCCATCATCTTCACCCTGATGTTCACGTACATCTTCGGCGGCGCGATCGCCGGCGACGTGCAGAACTATCTGCCGATCATCATCCCGGGCATCCTCGTGCAGACGGTGATCACGACCTCGGTCGTCACGGGCGTCCAGCTGCGCGAAGACATGGACAAGGGCGTGTTCGACCGCTTCCGCTCGTTGCCGATCGCGCGCATCGCGCCGTTGTCGGGCGCGCTGCTGGCCGACACCCTGCGCTACACGATCGCCACGACGCTCACGTTCACGATGGGTTTCATCATGGGCTTCCGCCCGGGCGGCGGGCTCGCCGGGGTCGTGGCGGCGGGTCTGCTCGTCATCGCGTGCTCGTGGGCGATGAGCTGGATCTTCGCCTTCTTCGGCGTGATCGCCCGCACCGCGTCGAGCGTGCAGGGCATCTCGATGCTCATCCTCTTCCCGCTGACATTCCTCTCGAACGCATTCGTGCCGGCCGAGACCATGCCCGAGTGGCTGCAGTGGTTCGTCGGGGCCAACCCCGTCTCGCACCTCGTGACCGCGGTGCGTGGCCTTGTCAACGAGGGAACGGTGACGGCAGACGTCTTCACCGCACTGCTCGGCGCGGCCGTCATCGTGGCCGTCTTCGCGCCGCTCACGGTGCGTGCGTACATGCGGAAGGCATGA